A genome region from Clostridium pasteurianum includes the following:
- a CDS encoding helix-turn-helix domain-containing protein, translating into MGSCKILTIGDKLKDLREKYNVRQDDIAGGDITRNLISQIEHGKANLTKSAAKIILKNLKKICAEKHIKVDESIEYLMEDEKSQANKILDDYIKELKDLSIYKDGSFVHKLSEVEEFFIDWNLADKKIAVFELAGDYFANTNDLYNSSMYYEKARALMDVSGYTQNIFSVLRKLSMVYSYMDKYEEDIKCCDFALNQFAHKISQQYRSIFLFNSALGYSGLKKYDIALKRLAKLETMMKDTSTDKYCEVLVQEAFCLGMMEKYNETLDICNKVLKITRKDNFELCALVMFNMVDAYIDLGKKEMAKQYLEEIAQIIDKVPQTAKRLPYLYCEAGNLHKKLNDNKMAKAYYLKSLQYAKLYKQYNTIGSTLNDLFDIYFQDNDYKGINKVKDMFLLNLSDEQKVDVQLINKLLEYYLEQEDHEALKEIQKFIKLYMKGRGYSVL; encoded by the coding sequence ATGGGAAGTTGTAAGATACTAACTATTGGAGATAAACTTAAAGATTTAAGAGAAAAATATAATGTGAGGCAAGACGACATAGCTGGCGGAGATATTACTAGAAACCTTATAAGTCAGATAGAGCATGGAAAGGCAAATCTTACTAAGAGTGCTGCTAAAATTATATTAAAGAATCTAAAAAAAATCTGTGCTGAAAAGCACATAAAAGTTGATGAAAGTATAGAGTATTTAATGGAAGATGAAAAATCTCAGGCTAATAAAATACTTGATGATTATATAAAAGAGCTTAAAGATTTAAGCATTTATAAAGACGGAAGTTTTGTTCATAAATTATCTGAGGTGGAAGAATTTTTTATTGACTGGAACTTAGCCGATAAAAAAATAGCCGTTTTTGAGCTAGCAGGAGATTATTTTGCTAATACAAACGACTTATATAATAGTTCAATGTATTATGAAAAAGCTAGGGCGTTAATGGACGTTAGCGGTTATACCCAAAATATCTTCTCCGTTCTAAGAAAATTATCAATGGTTTATTCTTACATGGATAAATATGAAGAGGATATAAAATGTTGTGATTTCGCTTTAAATCAGTTTGCACATAAAATAAGTCAACAATATCGTTCTATATTTCTTTTCAATAGTGCATTAGGTTATTCGGGATTAAAGAAATATGATATAGCACTTAAACGACTAGCAAAGCTAGAAACTATGATGAAGGATACAAGCACAGATAAGTATTGTGAAGTGCTAGTGCAAGAGGCATTTTGCTTAGGGATGATGGAAAAGTACAATGAAACACTAGACATATGTAATAAAGTACTTAAGATTACGAGAAAAGATAATTTCGAGTTATGTGCTCTAGTTATGTTTAATATGGTGGATGCTTACATTGATCTGGGCAAGAAGGAAATGGCAAAACAATACTTGGAAGAGATAGCTCAAATCATAGACAAAGTACCACAGACGGCAAAGCGTCTCCCTTATCTATACTGTGAAGCTGGAAATCTGCACAAAAAATTAAATGACAATAAAATGGCAAAAGCATATTATTTAAAATCTTTGCAATATGCTAAATTGTACAAGCAATACAACACAATAGGAAGTACATTAAATGATTTATTTGACATATATTTTCAAGATAACGATTATAAAGGAATTAACAAAGTTAAAGACATGTTTTTATTGAATTTAAGTGACGAGCAAAAAGTTGATGTACAATTAATAAACAAGCTTTTAGAATATTACTTGGAGCAAGAAGACCATGAAGCTTTGAAAGAAATTCAGAAATTCATTAAATTATACATGAAAGGTCGAGGGTATAGCGTTCTTTAA
- a CDS encoding Ig-like domain-containing protein encodes MNILFKNKIVNLLIAASLVISLIGVIPTKNVAADATDQIGVQYKAQVQNIGWQKDVLDGADAGTVGQGLRMEAVKLNLTNAPSGTSIQYQAHVQNIGWQKWVSDGQEAGTDGRSLRVEAIRIKLSNLPGYSVQYRVQVQNRGWTSWVSDGQEAGTTGSGLRLETIEIKLVKASNNSEVGVSYKGHVQNIGWQDSAENGQISGTEGQDLRVEAFKIGLLNAPAGAHIRYQTHVQNIGWQIPVEDNAEGGTDGKSLRVEAVKIALENLPGYSVQYRAHVQNIGWQQWVSNGQEAGTDGKSLRIEAIEIRIVKTTDVNTTPVPFIGDINVLAIKLNKTTDTITTGTTDTLIATVAPSNATNQAVKWTSSNNNVATVDNTGKVTAVSKGTATITATTDDGNKTSSCDVTVNDPVVAVSSVNLNKTTDTITVGNTDTLTATVAPSNATNQAVKWTSSNNDIATVDNTGKVTAVSKGTATITAATDDGNKTSSCDVTVNDPVVTFKDSNLERAVRRSINQPTGDIYKSHVININCIVSDEVNITDLSGIENLLNLQHIEMNKDKISDISALKGLTNLQSLYIYDNQISDINALRGLTNLAYLNLDSNKISDISALKGLTNLQSLDLSNNQISDISALKGLTNLKDLYLYGDNISDSDIQELQKALPITFIHYKYNK; translated from the coding sequence ATGAATATATTATTTAAAAATAAGATTGTAAATCTACTAATAGCAGCAAGTTTGGTTATTAGTTTAATAGGAGTTATACCTACTAAGAATGTAGCAGCTGATGCTACTGATCAGATTGGAGTCCAATATAAAGCACAAGTACAAAATATAGGTTGGCAAAAGGATGTATTAGATGGTGCAGATGCAGGAACTGTAGGTCAGGGATTGAGAATGGAAGCTGTTAAACTCAATTTAACTAATGCTCCAAGTGGTACATCAATACAATATCAAGCTCATGTTCAAAACATAGGCTGGCAAAAGTGGGTATCAGATGGACAAGAAGCTGGTACAGATGGAAGATCTTTAAGGGTTGAAGCAATAAGAATTAAACTTAGTAACCTACCAGGGTATTCAGTTCAATACAGGGTTCAAGTTCAAAATAGAGGATGGACAAGTTGGGTTAGTGATGGACAAGAAGCTGGTACAACAGGAAGTGGTTTAAGGCTTGAGACAATTGAAATTAAGTTAGTTAAAGCAAGTAATAATAGTGAAGTTGGCGTATCCTATAAGGGACATGTTCAAAATATAGGTTGGCAGGATTCAGCTGAAAATGGTCAAATAAGTGGAACAGAAGGACAAGATTTAAGAGTAGAAGCATTTAAAATTGGATTATTAAATGCTCCTGCTGGTGCACATATAAGATATCAAACACATGTACAGAACATAGGTTGGCAAATCCCTGTAGAGGACAATGCAGAAGGTGGAACAGATGGCAAATCGCTAAGAGTAGAAGCTGTAAAAATTGCCTTAGAAAATCTCCCAGGGTATTCAGTACAATATAGGGCACATGTTCAAAACATAGGCTGGCAACAATGGGTGTCAAATGGACAAGAAGCAGGAACAGATGGTAAATCACTAAGAATTGAAGCAATAGAAATAAGAATAGTTAAAACTACTGATGTAAATACAACACCAGTGCCATTTATAGGTGATATAAATGTATTGGCAATAAAATTAAATAAAACTACAGATACCATAACTACAGGAACTACTGATACTTTAATTGCTACAGTAGCACCAAGCAACGCTACAAATCAGGCAGTTAAATGGACATCCTCAAATAATAATGTAGCAACAGTAGATAATACCGGAAAAGTAACAGCAGTAAGTAAGGGAACAGCAACTATTACAGCTACTACAGATGATGGAAATAAAACTTCAAGCTGTGATGTAACTGTAAATGATCCAGTAGTAGCAGTATCGTCAGTAAACTTAAATAAAACTACAGATACCATAACTGTAGGAAATACTGATACTTTAACTGCTACAGTAGCACCAAGCAACGCTACAAATCAGGCAGTTAAATGGACATCCTCAAATAATGATATAGCAACAGTAGATAATACCGGAAAGGTAACAGCAGTAAGTAAGGGAACAGCAACTATTACAGCTGCTACAGATGATGGAAATAAGACTTCAAGTTGTGATGTAACTGTAAATGATCCAGTAGTAACTTTCAAAGATAGTAATTTAGAGCGAGCTGTAAGACGAAGTATTAATCAGCCAACTGGGGATATTTATAAAAGTCATGTTATAAATATTAATTGTATAGTTTCAGATGAAGTAAATATAACTGACTTAAGTGGAATTGAAAACTTGTTGAATTTGCAGCATATTGAGATGAATAAGGATAAAATAAGTGACATAAGTGCATTAAAAGGATTAACAAATTTACAATCTCTTTATATATATGATAATCAGATAAGTGACATAAATGCACTGAGAGGGTTAACAAATTTAGCATACCTCAACTTAGATAGTAATAAGATAAGTGATATAAGTGCATTGAAAGGATTAACTAATCTGCAGTCCCTTGATTTGAGTAACAATCAAATAAGTGATATAAGCGCATTAAAAGGATTAACTAATCTAAAAGATCTTTATCTATATGGTGATAACATAAGTGATTCTGATATTCAAGAATTACAGAAAGCTTTACCTATTACGTTTATACATTATAAATATAATAAGTAA
- a CDS encoding leucine-rich repeat domain-containing protein: MKNIKCKVNLILSISLIASLIFTTMSFNGAMIPTNNNVYAATAKNDTVVTFKDKNLEQLVRETIDKPTGKLYKSDVVGITKLSTNKEITDISGIENLTNLQYLSLEDSSVGLFNDITPLKGLTNLKFLKIINNRISDISPLKNLTKLQSLCLDNNEIMDVTPLKGLTNLKSLDLEENKIKDVSSLKGLSRLTNLDLDDNEVGSINDLSTLTKLTTLRLDHNVITDISPLEGLTNLNLIILSGNEISSIEPLEKLTELQNLDLRGTHIKDITTLKGLYKLQELYLDDNEITDVTPLKNLKNLKELYLSWNPVKDVSSLDGMPNLQVLNLYNTKVQSVSLSNLPNLELLNLGNTRELTNVSLNGLPKLQSAYITFCKFVVKFSFNNLPNLTFLDLSSEGPIDLNQIKGLTSLVYLKLYDDRISNVDILKEFTNLKTLILWGDQISDTDKNGLKQALPNCDIQY; encoded by the coding sequence ATGAAAAATATTAAATGCAAGGTTAACTTAATTTTAAGTATTTCTTTAATAGCTAGTTTAATTTTTACTACTATGAGTTTTAATGGAGCAATGATACCGACTAATAACAATGTATATGCGGCAACTGCTAAAAATGATACTGTAGTAACTTTTAAGGATAAAAACTTAGAACAACTTGTAAGAGAAACTATAGACAAGCCTACAGGTAAGCTGTACAAAAGTGATGTTGTGGGTATTACTAAACTGAGTACTAATAAAGAAATAACCGATATTAGCGGTATTGAGAATCTAACAAACCTACAATATCTTAGTTTGGAGGATAGTTCAGTAGGTCTTTTTAATGATATAACACCATTAAAAGGTTTAACTAATTTAAAATTTCTTAAAATAATAAATAATAGGATATCAGATATAAGTCCATTAAAAAATTTAACAAAACTGCAATCACTTTGCTTAGATAATAATGAAATAATGGATGTAACACCGTTAAAGGGTTTAACTAATTTAAAATCTCTTGATCTAGAAGAAAACAAAATAAAAGATGTAAGTTCATTAAAAGGGTTATCTAGATTAACTAATCTTGATCTTGATGACAACGAAGTAGGAAGTATAAATGATTTAAGTACATTAACCAAGTTAACAACATTACGTTTGGATCATAATGTGATTACAGATATAAGTCCTTTAGAAGGATTAACTAATCTTAACTTAATTATTTTAAGCGGAAACGAAATAAGTAGTATTGAGCCATTAGAAAAATTAACTGAACTACAGAATCTTGATTTAAGAGGTACTCACATAAAGGATATAACTACTTTAAAAGGTTTATATAAGTTGCAAGAACTTTATTTAGATGATAATGAAATAACGGATGTTACTCCGCTAAAAAACTTGAAGAATTTGAAGGAGTTATATTTAAGTTGGAATCCAGTAAAAGATGTAAGTTCTTTAGATGGAATGCCAAACTTACAAGTTCTTAATTTGTATAATACTAAAGTACAAAGTGTATCATTAAGTAATTTGCCAAATTTGGAATTGTTAAATTTAGGTAATACAAGAGAACTAACTAATGTATCTTTAAATGGATTGCCTAAATTACAATCAGCTTATATAACGTTTTGTAAATTTGTAGTAAAATTTTCATTTAATAATTTGCCTAATTTAACTTTTCTTGATTTAAGTAGTGAGGGTCCAATTGATTTGAATCAAATTAAAGGATTAACTAGTTTAGTATATCTTAAGTTGTATGATGATAGGATAAGTAATGTAGATATATTAAAGGAATTTACAAATTTAAAAACGCTTATTTTATGGGGAGATCAAATAAGTGATACTGATAAAAATGGGTTAAAGCAAGCATTACCTAATTGCGATATACAATATTAA
- a CDS encoding ferritin family protein, which produces MEKVNFIGQTKNSEIEELIGRGFKGESGAVGIYYGLALVCREKGLDDIAEGLEKIASDEARHAGMYAVLNGMISDDVIAQINKFFKVEANELKNVTALAEKAGELGLKDAKEMIAKSYFDEENHVKILKELFEKHSK; this is translated from the coding sequence ATGGAAAAAGTAAATTTTATAGGTCAAACAAAGAACAGTGAAATAGAGGAGCTTATAGGAAGAGGCTTTAAGGGTGAATCGGGAGCAGTAGGTATATACTATGGCTTGGCACTTGTTTGCAGGGAAAAAGGTTTAGATGATATTGCAGAAGGGCTTGAAAAAATAGCATCGGATGAGGCAAGACATGCTGGAATGTATGCAGTGTTAAATGGAATGATATCAGATGATGTTATAGCTCAAATAAATAAATTCTTTAAGGTTGAGGCAAATGAACTTAAGAATGTAACTGCATTGGCAGAAAAAGCTGGAGAGCTAGGATTAAAAGATGCAAAAGAGATGATCGCTAAATCTTATTTTGATGAGGAAAATCACGTGAAGATATTAAAAGAATTATTTGAAAAGCACAGTAAGTAG
- a CDS encoding DUF4491 family protein, translated as MNFKGIIIAVISFFIIGIFHPIVIKTEYYFGKKVWPVFLILGVLFIGISIFQKQIILSVVMGIIGATCLWSIKEIFEQEERVKRGWFPDNPNRK; from the coding sequence TTGAATTTTAAGGGAATTATAATAGCGGTAATTTCTTTTTTTATTATTGGAATCTTTCATCCAATTGTAATTAAAACAGAATACTATTTTGGCAAAAAAGTGTGGCCTGTATTTTTAATATTAGGAGTACTTTTTATAGGAATATCTATTTTTCAAAAGCAAATTATTTTATCTGTAGTTATGGGCATTATTGGAGCTACTTGTTTATGGAGTATTAAAGAAATATTTGAACAGGAAGAAAGAGTTAAAAGAGGTTGGTTTCCAGATAATCCAAATAGAAAATGA
- a CDS encoding glycosyl hydrolase family 28 protein produces the protein MEKKFNLKSMLFIATCLFVACFVNVNKTEAKADTVNVPQNVTVPSLGYSDSSVTIIWDKPLDYSKVKSYNIYENNSLLANTTKLNYTVFNLKPDSVYTFKVRAKYADNTESPDSNVVTQKTAVRTQIFDVTKYGAVGDGKTLSTSKIQAAINACTDGGTVVIPSGTFLSGALYLKSNMSLRIDGTLLGSDNTDDYAFTSKRFPYYDTSNYMGLINAYTTSYGSISNVKIYGNGTVSGGTYSKGNLTTLGQAQTKLKGDKARGDLITAKGVTGLYLGGLNIINPSEHSIFVGYSKNVTVDGVSVKTYGIHNADGIDLATTDSANVFNSYFDNGDDCINLNAGYGMDAVKENIPDSNIRIFNCTTGRGHGGVVFGSYTGAWIEDVSVEDCIFNGTNIGLRFKTSKDIGGGARRVTIRDISMSNILKDAIFFDSNYGLTKVQNPAPVPGHFEDISLSNISCQKAGGYGIWANALPTQYNSGINLTNVTLDSCKKGASINYLKDSTFNGVTFTNSGAAPWKIGNGTTSNVKYVGCTPQP, from the coding sequence ATGGAGAAGAAATTCAATCTAAAGTCTATGCTTTTTATAGCAACTTGTTTATTTGTAGCCTGCTTTGTTAACGTTAACAAAACAGAAGCTAAGGCAGATACTGTAAATGTGCCTCAGAATGTCACAGTTCCAAGTCTTGGATATTCGGACAGCAGTGTTACTATAATTTGGGATAAACCATTAGATTATTCAAAGGTTAAAAGCTATAATATTTATGAAAATAATTCTTTATTAGCTAATACAACAAAATTGAATTATACAGTTTTTAATTTAAAGCCAGATTCAGTTTACACATTTAAGGTTCGTGCAAAATATGCGGATAATACTGAGTCACCTGATAGTAATGTGGTAACACAAAAAACAGCTGTAAGAACTCAAATCTTTGATGTAACTAAATACGGTGCAGTAGGTGATGGAAAAACCTTAAGCACTAGTAAAATTCAAGCGGCAATAAACGCTTGCACAGATGGAGGTACTGTTGTAATTCCAAGTGGTACGTTTTTATCTGGAGCATTATATTTAAAAAGTAATATGTCATTAAGGATAGATGGAACACTTCTTGGTAGTGATAATACTGATGATTATGCTTTTACAAGTAAGAGATTTCCATATTATGATACAAGCAATTATATGGGTCTTATAAATGCGTATACAACTAGCTATGGAAGTATTTCTAATGTTAAGATATATGGAAATGGAACTGTAAGCGGTGGAACTTATTCAAAAGGAAATCTTACAACCCTTGGACAAGCTCAAACCAAACTAAAAGGAGATAAAGCAAGGGGAGATTTAATTACAGCTAAGGGAGTAACAGGTCTTTATCTCGGAGGACTTAATATTATAAATCCATCAGAACATTCTATATTTGTAGGCTATAGCAAGAATGTAACAGTAGATGGAGTTTCAGTTAAAACTTACGGTATACACAATGCAGATGGTATAGATTTAGCTACTACTGATAGTGCAAATGTATTTAATAGTTATTTCGATAATGGAGATGACTGTATAAATCTTAATGCAGGCTATGGTATGGATGCAGTAAAAGAAAATATACCTGATAGCAATATTAGAATATTTAATTGTACCACTGGGCGCGGTCACGGAGGGGTAGTTTTTGGAAGCTACACAGGAGCATGGATTGAGGATGTTTCAGTTGAGGATTGTATTTTTAATGGAACAAACATAGGCCTTAGATTTAAAACAAGCAAAGATATAGGTGGAGGAGCTAGAAGAGTTACGATAAGAGATATTTCTATGAGTAATATTTTAAAAGATGCAATATTTTTTGACAGTAATTATGGGCTTACTAAAGTACAAAATCCAGCACCAGTACCAGGACATTTTGAAGATATTTCTTTATCAAATATTAGTTGCCAGAAGGCTGGAGGATATGGAATATGGGCAAATGCTCTTCCAACTCAATACAACAGTGGAATAAACTTAACAAATGTTACTTTGGATTCATGTAAAAAGGGTGCATCAATAAATTATCTTAAGGATAGTACATTTAATGGAGTTACTTTTACAAATAGTGGAGCAGCACCTTGGAAGATTGGAAATGGAACTACAAGTAATGTTAAATATGTAGGTTGTACACCTCAGCCTTAG
- a CDS encoding DUF6056 family protein: protein MNYFKDKTLDKKTASKLLNIIPFLILFVIMICIHLNCKMQVGDDFWFKKVSSQYSLINYLYMRYISWTGRLSSEIIFYYIFNDNGCLWKIINPICIVTIAYSISRIITDKEDNKKRFITNSYICLSLIFIGKGVILESVIWITGSIVYLWCMSAGLFAILPFIDALKCHYKGTFNIFYLFCAILASLGEEQVCLVFLTFALIINIHIYIRDKKIYKFLILENLLMLFSAIVLFVAPGSYVRASKEAINFAPNFHLLSKWEFAFNGIQWLLNSLLVTNRMLVLLALLSLSIALFTKDKGIKNKLSILIPLSGCILILLSVLFSASEFVPRTFMKETDFPNWYIFIYNHLYWYFFNFNFPNPFALRKLTIIKFFIWPIIIFSVPYFILYLYDFSKKGVYITLIYIAGICSSCMMFVSPTMYASGSRTSFVLSIMFLIVSAFLLKKSDFLLKRRYLLIFALFAALKFVHVFYL from the coding sequence GTGAACTACTTTAAGGATAAAACACTTGATAAAAAGACAGCATCAAAACTATTGAACATCATACCTTTTTTAATTCTTTTTGTCATTATGATATGTATACATTTAAATTGTAAAATGCAGGTTGGTGATGATTTTTGGTTTAAAAAAGTATCAAGCCAATACTCACTTATAAATTATTTATATATGAGATACATATCATGGACAGGTAGACTAAGTTCAGAGATTATATTTTATTATATATTTAATGATAATGGTTGCCTATGGAAAATAATTAATCCAATATGTATAGTAACTATAGCATATTCCATTAGCAGAATTATCACTGATAAAGAAGACAATAAAAAAAGATTTATTACCAATTCATACATATGCTTATCTTTAATATTTATAGGTAAAGGTGTAATATTGGAATCAGTAATATGGATAACTGGTTCTATTGTATACCTATGGTGTATGTCTGCTGGACTATTTGCCATTTTACCATTCATCGATGCATTAAAATGTCACTATAAAGGAACCTTCAATATATTCTATCTGTTTTGCGCAATTTTAGCATCTCTGGGTGAAGAACAAGTGTGTCTTGTATTTTTAACTTTTGCTTTAATAATAAACATACATATATATATTAGAGATAAAAAAATCTATAAGTTTCTAATATTGGAAAACTTGCTTATGCTATTCAGTGCAATCGTACTTTTTGTTGCACCTGGAAGTTATGTAAGAGCTTCCAAGGAGGCAATAAACTTTGCCCCTAATTTTCATCTATTGAGTAAGTGGGAATTTGCATTTAATGGAATTCAGTGGCTTCTAAATTCACTACTTGTTACTAACAGGATGCTTGTTCTTTTAGCACTGCTATCATTAAGCATAGCATTATTCACAAAAGATAAAGGTATAAAAAATAAATTATCTATATTGATACCATTATCCGGATGTATACTTATTCTTTTATCCGTATTATTTTCTGCCAGTGAATTTGTACCAAGGACATTTATGAAGGAAACTGATTTTCCAAATTGGTACATATTTATATATAATCATTTATACTGGTATTTCTTTAATTTTAATTTTCCTAATCCATTTGCTCTAAGAAAATTAACAATAATAAAATTTTTTATATGGCCTATAATAATTTTTTCAGTTCCATATTTTATACTGTATTTATATGACTTTTCTAAAAAAGGTGTATACATAACTTTAATATATATTGCTGGAATATGTTCTTCCTGTATGATGTTCGTTTCACCAACAATGTATGCATCTGGTTCAAGAACATCCTTTGTTTTATCTATAATGTTTCTGATTGTCTCTGCTTTTTTATTGAAGAAAAGTGACTTTTTATTAAAGAGAAGATACCTTCTTATCTTTGCCTTATTCGCTGCATTAAAATTTGTACATGTCTTTTATCTTTAA
- a CDS encoding penicillin-binding transpeptidase domain-containing protein, with protein MKKKYLLFSLFLLLLFLSSGCSFSDNPKSSFEKYNAAWTKKDYKTMYSILSKSSKKSISEKDFIARYQNIYSGIDLTKIAITPYYPKSYKKDSSGNVSIPFKVTMDTAAGKITFDDTAYFKKDDSKNWCLNWTSQMIHPDLKNGYKIRVDKTSAKRGEIKGSNGQYLAQNGYIETVGIVPKKLGSDAENSKKQIASILNIDVNDINKKLSASYVQPDMFISVGKLSMDDTDKISNLLKIPGVMIDKTPARVYPLKEKAGLLTGYVQNISAEELKKLSDKGYSKDSVIGKAGLEKIYENQLKATDGAEIYIDNKYGEKVKTLGKRAPKNGKDVDLTIDTNLQSTMYDQYKSDSGASVAMQPKTGAVLALVSAPSYDPNDFILGMSSDKWNSLQNDGNKPLLNRFKTTFAPGSTFKPITASIALDANKLNVDEDKKISGLKWQENSSWGSYYVTRDESYSEPANLVNALVHSDNIYFAKTALAIGKDNFLSQTKKLGIGSTIPFEYGLQTSQITSDGKIKDDIQLADSGYGQGQVLMNPVQLASIYTCFVNDGNIIAPYLNSSKGTPGKVLISKAFSQNTVNTVLNDLSQVVASPEGTGHGAYMPDLPIAGKTGTAEIKKSQTDTNGTENGWFIAVNTNNPKLLVLEMYENVKNKGGSSYVTPNVKAIFQQFGK; from the coding sequence ATGAAAAAAAAGTATTTATTATTTTCTTTGTTTCTTTTACTTCTTTTTCTTTCCTCTGGATGTAGTTTTTCTGACAATCCTAAATCTTCATTTGAAAAATACAATGCTGCCTGGACAAAAAAAGATTATAAAACTATGTACAGTATTTTAAGCAAAAGCAGTAAAAAATCTATTTCTGAGAAAGACTTTATAGCTAGATACCAAAATATATATAGTGGAATTGATCTTACTAAAATTGCAATAACTCCATACTACCCAAAATCTTATAAAAAGGATTCCAGCGGTAACGTATCCATTCCCTTTAAAGTTACAATGGACACAGCTGCAGGTAAAATAACCTTTGATGATACTGCATATTTCAAAAAGGACGATTCAAAAAACTGGTGCTTAAATTGGACTAGCCAAATGATTCATCCTGATTTAAAGAATGGATACAAAATAAGAGTTGACAAAACCTCCGCAAAACGTGGAGAAATAAAAGGTTCAAATGGACAGTACCTTGCACAAAATGGATACATAGAAACAGTTGGTATCGTACCTAAAAAATTAGGCTCAGATGCTGAAAACTCTAAGAAACAAATTGCAAGTATTTTAAACATAGATGTAAATGACATTAATAAGAAACTTTCTGCTTCATACGTTCAGCCTGATATGTTTATATCTGTTGGAAAACTATCCATGGATGATACCGATAAAATATCAAATCTTTTAAAGATACCCGGCGTTATGATTGATAAGACCCCTGCTAGAGTTTATCCCCTAAAAGAAAAAGCAGGTCTATTAACAGGCTATGTGCAAAATATAAGTGCCGAAGAGCTTAAGAAATTAAGTGATAAAGGCTACAGTAAAGACAGTGTTATTGGAAAAGCCGGACTTGAAAAAATATATGAAAATCAATTAAAAGCCACAGATGGAGCTGAAATTTATATAGATAATAAATATGGTGAAAAAGTAAAAACACTAGGTAAAAGAGCTCCTAAAAATGGAAAGGATGTTGATTTGACTATAGATACAAATCTTCAAAGTACGATGTATGATCAATATAAATCCGACTCTGGAGCTTCCGTAGCTATGCAGCCAAAAACTGGTGCTGTATTAGCTCTTGTAAGTGCTCCATCGTATGATCCAAATGATTTTATCTTAGGCATGTCCAGTGATAAGTGGAATTCTCTTCAAAACGATGGGAATAAGCCTCTTCTGAACAGATTTAAAACCACTTTTGCGCCTGGTTCAACATTTAAACCAATAACTGCTTCTATTGCTCTTGATGCTAATAAATTAAATGTGGATGAAGATAAAAAAATCTCAGGTCTTAAATGGCAGGAAAATAGCAGCTGGGGGAGCTATTACGTTACAAGAGATGAATCATACAGTGAACCTGCTAATTTAGTAAATGCTCTTGTGCATTCTGATAACATATATTTTGCAAAAACAGCTCTTGCCATTGGAAAGGATAACTTCTTATCTCAAACAAAAAAACTAGGAATAGGCAGCACAATACCTTTTGAATATGGACTTCAAACTTCTCAGATAACTTCAGATGGTAAAATTAAAGACGATATACAACTTGCAGATTCAGGCTATGGTCAAGGTCAAGTTCTTATGAATCCTGTACAACTTGCCTCAATCTATACTTGTTTTGTAAATGACGGAAATATAATTGCTCCATATTTAAATTCAAGCAAGGGTACTCCTGGAAAAGTGCTAATATCAAAAGCATTTTCACAAAATACTGTAAATACTGTATTAAATGATCTTAGTCAAGTAGTTGCAAGTCCTGAAGGCACTGGACACGGAGCATACATGCCTGACTTGCCTATTGCAGGTAAAACTGGCACTGCAGAAATTAAAAAATCGCAAACTGATACTAATGGAACAGAAAATGGATGGTTTATAGCTGTAAACACAAATAATCCAAAACTTCTAGTTCTTGAGATGTATGAAAATGTAAAGAATAAGGGTGGCAGTTCTTATGTGACCCCAAATGTAAAAGCCATATTTCAGCAATTTGGTAAATAA